The Xanthobacter flavus genome includes a window with the following:
- the trbJ gene encoding P-type conjugative transfer protein TrbJ gives MIRLMLRAALVAAPLLMCPLAPAAAQAVVFDPSNYAQNVLQAARALQQVTNQITSLQNEAQMLINQARNLASLPYSSLSALQQSAQQTQQLLGQAQKIAYDVGAIDRAFQGQYGSVSLSTSDAALVTQAKTRWETTVAGLQDALRVQAGVVGNLDIGRTQASTLVGQSQAATGALQAMQAGNQLQALQAQQLSDLTAVVVANGRAQALSEAERATAVSEGQEHYRRFSTRSSYQSSAVTMFRGN, from the coding sequence ATGATCCGCCTGATGCTGCGGGCGGCGCTCGTCGCTGCGCCGCTCCTCATGTGCCCTCTCGCGCCGGCCGCGGCACAGGCCGTGGTCTTTGACCCCTCCAACTATGCCCAGAACGTCCTCCAGGCGGCGCGGGCCTTGCAGCAGGTCACCAACCAGATCACCTCGCTTCAGAATGAAGCACAGATGCTGATCAACCAGGCCCGCAACCTCGCAAGCCTGCCGTATTCCTCCCTCAGCGCGCTCCAGCAATCCGCCCAGCAGACCCAGCAGTTGCTCGGGCAGGCGCAGAAGATCGCTTATGACGTCGGCGCCATCGACCGGGCGTTCCAAGGTCAGTACGGCTCGGTTTCCCTGAGCACCTCGGACGCTGCTCTTGTCACCCAGGCTAAGACCCGCTGGGAGACCACGGTCGCCGGTCTTCAGGATGCGCTGCGGGTGCAGGCGGGCGTCGTCGGCAATCTCGACATTGGCCGGACCCAGGCCTCAACACTGGTCGGCCAGAGCCAGGCGGCGACCGGCGCGTTGCAGGCCATGCAGGCAGGGAACCAGCTCCAGGCGCTCCAGGCGCAGCAGCTCTCCGATCTCACCGCGGTGGTGGTCGCCAATGGCCGGGCGCAGGCGCTGTCCGAAGCTGAGCGTGCCACGGCGGTGTCTGAGGGGCAGGAGCACTACCGGCGCTTCTCCACCCGGTCGAGCTACCAGTCCTCCGCCGTCACCATGTTCCGCGGCAATTGA
- the trbK-alt gene encoding putative entry exclusion protein TrbK-alt — MDQGTALRTLVVAGLVGAVIAALAIASGRPHEPTVTISSVKAGNVSSADLKSCATLEMANPIDPRCAALWEANRRRFFGKPVEGATP, encoded by the coding sequence ATGGATCAGGGCACTGCACTCAGGACCCTCGTCGTCGCCGGCCTTGTGGGCGCGGTGATCGCAGCCCTCGCCATCGCCTCAGGCAGGCCTCACGAGCCGACTGTCACTATCAGCAGCGTGAAGGCAGGGAACGTCTCCTCGGCCGACCTCAAGAGCTGCGCCACGCTGGAGATGGCCAATCCCATCGATCCGCGCTGCGCCGCGCTCTGGGAGGCGAACCGCCGCCGCTTCTTCGGCAAGCCCGTGGAAGGAGCAACGCCATGA